The Coffea arabica cultivar ET-39 chromosome 6e, Coffea Arabica ET-39 HiFi, whole genome shotgun sequence genome contains the following window.
ACTTGATATTGTTATCGTTATTTAAACAAATAACGAATATAGAAAGTTAGAATATATGTCTACTATATCTTTACATGATGTGTCTTTAttcatgtgtgtgtgtgtgtgttttcatCTGTTAAAACTCAATATAATGAAAGTTTCCGGAGCATGTTCTAGTAAATTATTTCATCTGATTATAGATTCTGATTTTAATAATTAGGTTTTTGGTATTCTTATTTGCTTTTGCATATAGGATTTGGATTTTTAAATACCCAAAAAACCTAAGACAGAAAATCTACCAAAAAGTAGCTTTAgttgattgtaatttttttttgtgacagAGCCACAATTATTTTCGAGCAGATAAAAAATAGTCGACATGCAGCAAAAAATGACTATAAACCCTTTTTTGGGCTTTAGGAGTGCCAGTTATCATGCAGATTAAGTGTGACTTATTTTTGGAGATCTTATGTATCTATTGAAAAAAAACGGCCCACTATTATTCTGGGCAATGAGGATCCAAATGTCAAGATGGGTCTATAATCTTCTGCCACCGCAGTAACAATcaccaaattaaaaaaattaaaaaaaattgattttctcTGTAAACTTGCATGAGGTACAGCAGGTTATATCTGAACATATTTACGTTTCCTAGGCTATAGGAAACAAACATCAAAAAGATTTCTCAAACATGGAAACAGATTTCTTTTCAATTGATTTATATTGCTGaaataatgttcaattggttTCAAAGAAAGCCATCAGATAAAACATTATAAGCTCCTTTTCAATTGTTACAAAAGTTCGCATTTAATCTTTTCTCTGTTCATTCTCATCTATAATCATTTCCTATGCTTCTGCCATAGTAGTTCGGGCGTCGATCGAATTCTATGAGTCGTGTTTTAACAAGTCCAAATATGTCTCAAAAAATAAATGGAGCTTTCGGACTTTTGGCTAATTGATTAGAATATTAATAGTTGACAAAAAGTTTGGTCAAATATGGATCCTTGGCTGCCTGGTATCAATCTATGCCTATCGCTCCTATGTGGCGCGACGgttagcaaatttttttttttttttaaaagtcctTCTGGCCGTCGCACCATGGAGGAGCGATAGTCAGAGATGTCAGAAATTTTCTGACCGTCGCGACTCTGACTGTCGAGCCATGTAGGATCGACGACCAGAGAggttagaatttttttaaaaaaaatcttcctGGCCGTCGCGCCATGTAGGACCGACAGTCAGataatttagaattttttttataaaaaatccTTCAGCCAGGCGATTTAGAAatgctttttttaaaaaaaaaaaaatctttgtaCAATTGAATTGGGAATTCGGCAAAAAATTTTctgtaaaaattatttaaaatcaaaatttttaaaaacaatgCATACagtttgacaaaattttaaaaacaaacaTTGGGCTCGCAagaattttagcattttaaaGGAGACTaagtttaaaaaatttgatccatttgtTAAAGGATTTAGGGGTTTCTTAAAGAATTAATGTTTACCATTTTAGCAAGCTTAAGTTATATAACATGCGTAACTATTATGATTTGTTAAATAtagaaaatgatttaataataTGATTTAAGTTTAAGTGATTGCGTAATGGATGAAAGTATTGCTTAATATTATTATGATTTGTTAATTTTAACTTTATTATGTATAATGCACACAGAATGTTAAAGGAACCGTAATTgtgtcaaaaaatgaaaattataatACGAATTACgaattatatatttaaattttcataTAAAATGTAATCATATAAAAAGATTAATAACATATTTGTAGAAATGAAGAATTATTTGCGTGTCATTATTTGGTATACGATAATTAGTTTAaataatttaatcaattaaaatagCTGTAAAACAACTAGTAGTTATTTGTTTTATAGGTATTATCCTATAGGGACCCTTCTATCCAATTATAGGGTTTAATAAAATAACTTGTACTTATCTATTTTGAAAATGTTTAACGTTATTCAAATTGAAAGTGATTGGATTAAACAGAAAAAGTAGACAACCAAATTAAATTAATTGTCATGTGAAATGCATTAAATGGATGAGATATAAAACATCGTCGAAGACAAAATAATATCAATGCCTCACAGTTTTCTTGCCTTTACCCTTAGCCTTGACCTTATCCTTCTCCTGAGGTATCGTCAGGGGACAACAATATCTAGTAGCAGGCCTTCTCTGACGATTACGTTGCACTCGTCTCCGATAACTAGCGCAGGAACTTGTGGAACAGTAGTAGATGGGCCATAATCTTCATCTGCGTTATCAGAGACAAGGGTATCCTCGCCTGTTGACTCAGCTGTCCCATCACTATCATTAGTGTCTTTGGAACGATAGTCGTGAAAATTTCCTGGAACAGCATGTCCTGACATGCCTATTGGTTGGGTTTGAGTAGGCATGAACATAGTCTGACCAAGAGTGCAATAATCCTTAAGATCTACAGTAGTAGAACCACCTCCCGTAGCACCAATCAAATCATATATTTGGCTAAGGTCTGCACGTAAGGAACCAAGAGTCTGACCAAGAGGGTTTGAGTAGGCATGAACATAGTCTGACCAAGAGTGCAATAATCCTTAAGATCTACAGTAGTAGAACCACCTCCCGTAGCACCAATCAAATCATATATTTGGCTAAGGTCTGCACGTAAGGAACCCCCTGATGTAGTGGCATCGTACCCAAATATAGGTATATGCGGCAAAGGCGTGAATGGTGAACCAAATGCAGGTACGGGCGAAGGCGTCAATGGTGAACCAAACGTAGGTACGTGTGGGAAAGGAGTGAATTGTGTACCATAAACAGGAAAGTGTGGCAATTGTGTAAATTGTGGCAAAGTCGAAATCAGTGTATGTAGTGATGTAGAAAAATGTGTACCGGTCGGCCTAGTGCAATTTTGAGGGTCCACTTCAGGGCCACGATGCTCTGCTTCGTTTTCGTCCTCATCATGCAAGCCATGCTTGTGTCGTCTAACTCCGCTGGTAGATGCTCGAACTTGACGAGGGACATGTCCAATTGGCCTCTCATAGGGAACATGTTGAGACTGTGTTTGGGTCTTAAATGGGTCCCAATCACCAACTTTCATACGATCGTATTGTTGAAGGTGCTGCATAGACCCAAATGCACCACCATCCACGATCGTCAAAAGACGCGGGTGAAAAACATGTCCTGGGTCATCAAGAT
Protein-coding sequences here:
- the LOC140010027 gene encoding uncharacterized protein, which produces MLYGVLGQLEYLMDTMQCIGHQSHEALNLDDPGHVFHPRLLTIVDGGAFGSMQHLQQYDRMKVGDWDPFKTQTQSQHVPYERPIGHVPRQVRASTSGVRRHKHGLHDEDENEAEHRGPEVDPQNCTRPTGTHFSTSLHTLISTLPQFTQLPHFPVYGTQFTPFPHVPTFGSPLTPSPVPAFGSPFTPLPHIPIFGYDATTSGGSLRADLSQIYDLIGATGGGSTTVDLKDYCTLGQTMFMPTQTLLVRLLVPYVQTLAKYMI